One segment of Vigna radiata var. radiata cultivar VC1973A unplaced genomic scaffold, Vradiata_ver6 scaffold_209, whole genome shotgun sequence DNA contains the following:
- the LOC106754668 gene encoding protein FAR-RED IMPAIRED RESPONSE 1-like has protein sequence MDGESNEEFNTVDDSFSDLVPTLNMCFDTMKEAKKFYSDYGKKCGFGVQTRTSKKDNNNEVYYLRLVCSREGKYVSNIRPEVKTLPSQTNQCLTGITIARKDDKWVVRTVVLEHSHELCPQTYNLIHANRKLNMHAKHTLEVNDDADVRINKSFLSMVGEAGGYENMQFMERDARNFIDQHRRSVCKEGDGQALLRHFSKIRDLNNDFFYDLQMDEGNRITSVFWADAKSRASCEEFSDVVSFYTTYLTNKYDMPFAPFVGVNHHGQSILLGCGLLSSEDTRSFMWLFLSWLRCMGNKAPDSIVTNQCRAMGNAIEEVLPTTKHRWCL, from the coding sequence ATGGATGGTGAAAGCAATGAGGAATTTAATACCGTAGACGATAGTTTTTCGGACTTGGTTCCTACTTTGAACATGTGTTTTGACACTATGAAAGaagcaaagaaattttattctgATTATGGAAAAAAATGTGGTTTTGGTGTTCAAACAAGAACTTCAAAAAAGGACAACAATAACGAAGTGTACTACTTGAGATTGGTATGTTCAAGGGAAGGTAAATATGTTTCTAACATACGTCCTGAAGTGAAAACTCTGCCTAGTCAGACTAATCAATGCCTGACTGGAATAACAATTGCTCGAAAAGATGACAAATGGGTTGTGAGGACTGTTGTTCTAGAGCATAGTCATGAGCTTTGTCCACAAACCTATAATCTCATCCATGCCAATAGAAAATTGAACATGCATGCGAAGCACACATTGGAAGTTAACGATGACGCCGATGTACGTATTAACAAGAGTTTTCTTAGCATGGTTGGTGAAGCTGGTGGTtatgaaaatatgcaatttaTGGAGAGAGATGCTAGGAACTTCATCGATCAACATAGAAGGTCAGTTTGTAAGGAGGGGGATGGTCAAGCGCTGCTACGtcacttttcaaaaattagaGACCTCAATAACGATTTCTTTTATGACCTACAAATGGATGAAGGAAATAGAATTACCAGTGTATTTTGGGCGGACGCTAAAAGTCGAGCTTCTTGTGAGGAATTCAGTGATGTGGTGTCTTTTTATACCACttatttaacaaacaaatatgacaTGCCATTTGCTCCATTTGTGGGAGTAAACCATCATGGACAATCCATCCTACTTGGTTGTGGATTACTCTCATCGGAGGACACTAGATCATTTATGTGGTTATTCCTAAGTTGGTTAAGATGTATGGGTAACAAGGCACCAGACAGTATTGTTACAAACCAATGTAGGGCCATGGGTAATGCAATTGAAGAAGTCCTCCCCACAACAAAACATAGGTGGTGTTTGTGA
- the LOC106754667 gene encoding protein FAR1-RELATED SEQUENCE 9-like: protein MNAFFDGFINSSTTLQQFVVQYDNALKFKAQKEIEADFSSLNTTVACGSQSPIERQFQVKYTHAKFEEVQTEFRSRMNCFNKDTMKDCISNKYTIKEECMWDGICSAKYYHVQFDPLTNDTSCSCLLFEFRGIICQHCLLVLSQEYVQNVPSKYVLRRWSKNIRRKHTLIIAGYSSLHQEPKMQRYQSLCKRFYDIAEAACKSESTSHELEKELNSLGKKFGVNTSLRNVKRKGRPRTNRLKSSVETLSRKRKTASRKHASTTTLQQNEITCIVPSLFNRNATSFTTI, encoded by the exons ATGAATGCATTCTTTGATGGATTCATCAATTCCAGTACGACACTTCAACAATTTGTGGTTCAGTACGATAATGCTCTTAAATTCAAAGcccaaaaagaaatagaagcCGACTTCTCTTCCCTCAATACCACGGTTGCATGTGGGTCTCAATCACCTATTGAAAGACAATTTCAAGTTAAGTACACACATGCAAAATTTGAGGAAGTACAAACTGAGTTTCGGTCCAGGATGAATTGTTTCAACAAAGACACTATGAAAGACTGTATTTCTAACAAGTACACGATCAAAGAAGAGTGCATGTGGGATGGAATATGTTCTGCAAAATATTATCATGTTCAATTTGATCCTCTTACAAATGATACAAGCTGCTCTTGCCTACTCTTTGAGTTTAGAGGTATTATTTGTCAGCATTGCCTATTGGTTCTCAGTCAGGAATATGTACAAAATGTCCCCTCTAAATACGTGCTCCGCCGTTGGAGTAAAAATATCAGAAGAAAGCACACATTGATTATAGCAGGTTACAGTTCTTTGCATCAGGAACCCAAGATGCAAAGATATCAATCGTTGTGTAAGCGGTTCTATGACATAGCTGAGGCTGCATGTAAATCTGAATCAACATCTcatgaattggaaaaagaattgaattctCTTGGTAAAAAGTTTGGAGTGAATACATCATTACGAAATGTGAAGCGTAAAGGCCGACCAAGAACTAACAGATTGAAGTCAAGTGTTGAAACACTAAGCCGAAAAAGGAAAACCGCTTCAAGGAAACATGCTTCAACAACAACGCTTCAACAAAAT GAAATAACATGTATTGTTCCTTCTTTATTCAACCGAAATGCAACAAGTTTCACAACTATCTGA